CCCGCCGCGCGGAGCATCGAGGCGTTCTCGGCGGCCGTCCAGTGGCTCATCATCCCGTTCATGGTTGCGGCAGGGACGAACTTCGCGCTGTTCTGGCACGTCTTGAACGGCGAGTCCGAGCATCTGTTCAGAGACTCAGAGTTCAAATCCTACGTCGGTATCATCGGGGTGCTAGCGGCCGTGGCGACGGCGCTACTCGTCACGGGCGTCGGTATGGCCCGGGTGCCGACCATCGGTCCCATCGCCGGAAACCTCGAAGCGTCGGCCCGCCACGCGACGTTCCAACTCGCCTCCATCATCACCACGACTGGATACGCCAGCATGGACTTCACGACGTGGAGTATCCCCGCGAAGTACCTCCTCTTCGCGGCGATGTTCATCGGTGGCTCCGCGGGTTCGACGGGCGGGGCCATCAAAATCGTCCGGTGGTACGTCATCCTCAAATCGTTCAAGCGAGAGCTGTTCACGACGGTCCACCCCGAGGCAGTTCGCCCCGTTCGACTCGGTGGTCGCGCGCTCGACGAGCGCGCACTCCGCGGTATCTACGCGTTCACCCTGCTCTACATCGTCATCTTCTTCGTGGCGACGCTGGTCCTCTTCCTGAACTCGACTCGCAACCCCGACCCGGTGTTCCCGCTGAGTACGCTCGAAGCGATGAGCGCAGTCGCGGCGACGCTGGGCAACGTCGGGCCGGGCTTTGGCGTCGTCGGGCCGATGGGTAACTACCTCAAGTTCACCGCGTCGAGCAAGCTGTTCATGGTGTTCCTGATGTGGATCGGCCGGTTAGAAATTCTGCCCGTGCTGGTGCTGCTCACGCCCGCCTACTGGCGGTCGTGAGTTTCTCGTTCTCTCCTTCTCGACCCCGCTTCCTAATTCCCCAGTTCGCTCTCGCCGAGGTGGTCACCGATGAGCGATTCGTGGGCGCGACGCAGTCGCTCTGAGACGGCCTGTCTGGAGACGCCGAGTCGGTCACCGACCGCTCTCAGGTCCACGTTGCGCGGCACGGTGTAGTAGCCCATCTCGTGGGCCGCCGAGAGTGCTTGTTGTTGCTTGCTGGTCAGTCCGTTTCGCGTGGCGGGACCGTCTTGGTCGCTGTAGAGGCGAGTGACGGTCGCTTCGTACTGCCGACAGAACTCGTCGTCGAAGACGCTTCCGAGGTCTTGGTGATTCGTGAACCGAAGCCGGAAGCTCCAGACGCTGTCTTTGCCCTTGGCGTGTAGCATGACACCGTCGCGCTCGAAGATGGTCTCGGCGAACGAACAGATTTCGCCCGCGAACGTCACCTCGAACAGCGTCGCGTCGCCGTTCCCCCCCAATCGAGTCGTCTTCGTCACCGACGAGTCCGCGGCGAACAGTTCCTCGGCCCGGTCGGCGTCGATGCCGGACACCCAGACGAACGGCATGATTCTGTCTCCTCCCCCACCGACCATCTGTTCCATCCGGAACTCCGCGCCCGGTTCGCGCTCGAACGTGTCGCGCAACGCGAGCGAGGACGCGGGTACTTCGACTTCGAAGACGGTCGCTGCACTCATACAGGCCACCCCACCAGGGCGTCAGTTCCGTACCTTTTCGCCCTTCCTGAGGAGGCAAGCGACGGGTCGTTCATGTGGCCGTCCTTTACCACGAAACCCGCATAAGGCCACGGGTTCAATATTAATGGAGTTCGAACAGCGAGCCGAGAGTCTCTCGGTTAGCGGTCCAACTGGCCGCCGTCGATGACGAGCGTGTGCCGGATGAGTGTGTCGTGTGCCCGGCGGAGTCGCTGGGAGACGGAGTTCGCCGAGATGTCGAGTCGTTCGGCGATGTCCTCGACCGTCGCGTTTCGCGGCACCGAGAAGTAACCCAACTCCGAGGCCAACACCAGCGTCTCGCGCTGTTCGGGCGTCAGACCGAACTCGCCGTCTTTCGGTTCGGTCGTCCGGTACTTGCGGTGGAGTTCGAACGCGTCTGCCTCGAAGTGGTCGCGGAACTCCGAGAGAAACCCTTCGTCGGTGAACCGAAGTTTCAGAAACCACTCGTTCTTGTTGGCGATGGCCTGTCGGACGATACCGTGGCGGTTGACCATCTCGTCTACCAACTGTTCGATATCGTCGTCCCACCGAATCTCGTAGAGGTAGGTGCCGTCGAACGCGTCGAGGGTCTCGAACGCTTCGACGGTCGGGTCGTCTTCGAGCGCGTCGGCGAACTGGTCTACGTCGTCGCCCGACACCCAAAAGAAGGGCATCACCCACTCTCTGCTGTGAGTCGCGAGTCGTTCGATTTCGACGCGCGTTCCGGGAGCCGATTCGAGTGCGTGACCCAGCGCAAAACTGTCTGCGGGAACGGAGAACTCCGCGATGAGGCTCATCGAATCGGACTACGTCGTCCCGGTACTAATCGTATATGGTAGGACGTGTAAGGGTAATCGCCCTCGGTCTTCGACAGATTAGTTTCCGTCTCCGCCGCTCTGGTTTCCGCCCCCTGTCTGGTTCCCGCTACTAGTCGTCTGCTGACCGTCGTCCGGTCGAACCGGACTGAACGTCACGTCCGTGAGATTCTGGTCGTCGTCCGGGAACAGAGAGGCGTTCGGTTCGAGCGAGTAGAGTTGCCCTTGCTGTACCTCTGCGTCGTTCGCCGGGAAGAACGGCACGCGCTCGTTCGTGTTCTGGTACTTGGCGAACCGGGTGTTGTAGTCGCTCCACGCGGTGAATCCGGTGACTTCCGGACTCCAATTGACGACTGGCGAGATGACTTCGATGCGCGCGGCCGGGTGGAACTGCCCGGTGAACATCAGTGCCTTGTACTCCGCGCTGTAGTCTACGCCGTCCCCGCCGTCGCCACCGTCTTGGCCGACTGCACTGCCAACCCCACCCATACCGAGCGCGAGCGCACCGGACGCGAGTGCACCGTGTTTCACGAACGTTCGACGCGACGATTCGCCGACGAGTCGCTGGTCGGTGTCTTCAGACATGCTTTCCCCCATCCCGAGAACCGCTCCGGGACGACTACACACAGTAGCGTGAGTCCAAAAAGGGCAGTGCCTGCCGTGTAATGCGGCGGCAATGTTTTGCTGATTGCTAGCGTATCACTGCCGATGATTCGCGCCTACGTCGCCGTTATCACTGCGGGCGGAGCCTCGAAGGAAGTCCTCGACGCGGTCCGGGACCTCTCCGGCGTCACGGAGGCCCACATCGTCGCTGGCGACTTCGACATCGTCGCCGAAATCGAGGGCGAGACGGTCCACGACCTCCAGACGATGCTTACGAAAGAGATTCAAGCCATCGACGGCGTGGGGACGACTCGGACGTACGTGCAACTCGACTGACCGCGAGAGAAGAAGTGGTGACTTGCTCAACCGAACAGTCGTTCGCGGAGCGACCGCTTGCGGGTCTGTTCGGCCAGCAGCACCGAACAGTCCACGTCGTCCACCACGTCCAGCACCAGCGACCCGCGGACGAGACGCGACAGCAGACCGCGTTCGGTCGCACCGACGACCATCAGCGAACAGTCGTTCGCGGCGCGTTCGATGGCCGTCTCCACGTCACCGGTTTCGACGCGCAGGTCGGCGTCGCTCAAGCCGTGGTCGTCGGCCCAGTCGGCGAGGAACCGCTCGCCTTCAGTTTGGTCGTCGGCGACGTGCAACAGCGTAATCTCCGAGTCGAACTCCGAGCGGAGGTACTTGGCGATAGTCGCGCTGAGGTCCGAGTCCGGACCGCCAGCGGTCGGCACCAGCACGCGCTCGGGGTCGAAGCCGCGGTCTTTCAGCACGAGGAAGTCACACGGCAAGTTGTGCGTGAGTTCGTCCATCGCGCTCTCTGCTCGGCCCGGCGACCCGTGGGAGTCCGGCCCCCAACCCATGATTGTGAGGTCCGCCTTGTGGCTCCGGGCGGCGTCGAACACCTCCTCGAACGAGCGGTGCGAGAGGATGGTGTGAGTTTCGATGGGGACGCCGAGCGTCTCGGCGTCTTCGCGGGCTTTTGCGAGCAGTTCGCCAGACTCTGCGTCCAGTTGCTCGACGTGTTCGGCCCCGCTCGCCAGCGGCGTTTGGTCGGGCACCTGCACGATGTGGACTGCGACGACGCGGCCGTCGCGCTGGTTGGCGATGGCGCTCGCCAGCGAGATGAGTTGCTGTTCGTGTTCAGGGTTAGCCAGCGGCACCATCACCTTGTACTCGCCGCCGTCCGGTTGGACCGACGTCGCGGCCGCGACGGCCGAGTCTGGCATCTTCTCGGGACGGTTTCGGATGTAATTTCCGAGAATACCCTGTTTGTCGGTCTTACCACGGGCGTACGCGAAGTACCAGACGACGCCACCGGCGACGAAGAGGACGCTGAGGCCGATTTCAATGGGTGCCATGAACCCGATGAGCGCGAACGAGAACAGCGCGCCGAGGATGGGCGTGATGGGGTAGAACGGCACCTTGAACGCCGGTTCGTACTCGGCGACGTCCGCCTCCCGCATCACGATGAGCGCGAGGTTGAGCAGTCCGTAGACTATGAGGTGAAGGACGCTTCCGGCTTTGGCCAACACCTTCACTTCGCCCACGAGGATGAGCGCCAGAATGATGGCTCCCGTCACCCCTATCGAGCGGTACGGGGTCGCAAATTTCTCGTGGATGTCGTTGAGCCACGACGAGATGAGTTTGTCGCGGCCCATGGCGAAGTTGATGCGCGAGGAGGCCAGAATCGACGCGTTTGCGCTGGACGCGGTGGCGAGCAGTCCCCCGAAGATGATGAGTCCTGCACCGACGCCTGCAAGGCCGAGCGTCTCACCGAACGCGATTTCGGCGACTTCGACCACGGGGTCCGCGCCCTCTGCGGCGAGTTGACGCCAGTTCTTCACACTCGCCATGACGACCATCAGGATTGCGTACATTATCGTCACGATGACGACCGACCCGACGACCGCCAGTGGGAGATTGCGGCCGGGATTCTTGATTTCCTCCGCGACGGTCGTGATTTTGGCGAATCCGAGGAACGAGACGAAGACGAGCGCCGTTCCGGGGAGGACCGCACCGTAGCCGCCGAGTTCGGCCGGGGCGAACGGTTTCAGGGTCGAGATATCCGACTGCAGGAAGCCCAGAATCGAGAAGACGGTCAGAATCGCCACGAGCGTGATGACGATGACGTTCTGTAGTCGTCCCGTCTCTTTCGCACCGACGTAGTTGATGACGACGAACAGCAGTCCCGCCATCAACGCGGCTATCTTCTTCCCGGTCAACGTCACCACTCCGAGGCTTACGGTGGGGATGGTGACGAGTTGGACGATGAAATCGCCGAATCCGAGCACGTAGAACGCAGATGCGAACGCCAGTCCCATCCAGTTACCCATCCCCGCAATCGATCCGAACAGCGGCCCAAGTGCGTGGTTGACGTAGTAGTAACTGCCGCCAGCCTTCGGCATTGCGGTCCCGAGTTCGCTCGCGGACAGTGCCGTGAACAGCGAGATGATACCGCCGACCGCGAACGAGAGTGCGATGGCGGGGCCTGCCGTGGCGTACGCTTGTCGAGGCAACACGAAGATACCCGCGCCGATCATGGTCCCGACGCCGATGGTCAGTGCGGCGAGTGGACCGAGGTCTTTCGCGAGTTCTTCGTCGCTCATTCGTCGTCCTCGTCCGGAAGCACGACCACCGGTCGGTCGGTCTCGGTCACGAGCGAGAGGGTCACGTCACCGGTGAGCATCCGCACCCAACGACTGCCACCGCGCGGCGTGAACGCGATAGACGTGGCGTCTACGTCGTCGGCGACGTCGAAAATAGTCTCGGCGACGTCGGTGCCGTATTCGAGTCGCGTCTCGACGGCGACGCCTGCGTCCTCGCAGGCCCGCTCGACGACTTCGAAAATCTCTTCGCCGACTTCTTCGCGCTGTTCGACCGACGCCTTGTCGGGGACGCCGCCGCCCTTCTCGACGACGTGGACCGCGACGACGCGACCGTCACTCGCCGCAATTCGGTCGAGCGCGGCCGCGAAGGTCGATTCGGCGTCTTCGACGCTGGCGACGGGGACGACGACAGTTTGCAGGAGCGGGTCGCTCATGTTCCACCACCGCCGTCTATCGTGACGTGTTGCGGGCGACGGGGCGAGCCGTCGAACGCGACGATACGGGACTTGAGACCGGAAACGAGGCTGTAGGTCGGTGATTTCGAGCCGGTAGCGACTCGAAGGTATCTCTCTCTGATGGGTGTCTGCATCGTGTGTGAGAGATAGCAGACATGGACAATAAGTCGCCCGGTGTCGATGAGTTTAGCCGCTCCACGTCGCTGGAATCCGGAGTTTGTTGCCGAGAAGTCGGTCACACCGCCGCGACCCACACCCGAAACTCCTCGGGTTGGTCGAACACCTCGCGGAACAGACTGTCGATGCATTGGGCCACGCGATTCGGGTCCGCGAGCGCGGAGACGTGAACGTTCACGCCTTCGACCTCTTCGGGTCGCTGGATGCCGTCTATCTTGAACGCCGGGAACTCGCCGAGGACGGCTTTCAGAGCCTCCAATTCGTCTTCTGTACAGTCCACGTTCAGGACGCCGTCGCCGAACTGGACCCACGGCGGGGCCTCCTCGGCGTCGGTGGCGTCATCGTCTGCTTCGAACGTGCAAAACGGACTCCCGCGCTCGCGGTGGGCCGTGATGGCTTCGGCGAACAACTTCCGGCGCGTTTCGGGCGTCGCGGCGTCGAATCGAGTCATAGCTACAGGTTGGCGAGCGGGCCTGAAAAATGGATACACCTTCGGCGGTGCTACGCCGGGGACTCGATCTCTTCGAGGACGCTCTCGCCGCTCCCCGACTTCGACTCCCACTCCCATTCGTCTTCGACTCGCACGCGGCCGTCTTCGAGGAGCGTGACGACGCCGACGGAGTGACCCGTCGCCGTGTCGCCTGCCTCGTTAATCTGCGTGTAGCGAATGTCCCACTCAGTGCCGTCGAAGGTGCCGACTAAGTGTCCATCGACCACGTCGCCGCCCGAGTACTGCGCGTAGAGTCGATCGCCATCCTGTTCGAATTCGAATCGGGTGTCTTCGCTGACTTCTCCGGCGGAGGCGTTCGCGACCCCGACGAGCGTCCGCCCGTCGAGCGATACGTTTTCGGCCATGTGCTGACCAACTCAGCCGAAAATATAACTATTCGGCCCGTCGAGCCCCGCCACGCGCTTCGAAATCGAGGTCGGGAACTCCCGTGTTGCGTCGTTTATCCGCAGGTTGTCGTAGAACACGTCGAGCGTGGCCGGTTCGACGGCGTCGCCTCGGCCGATGCCCACTCGTACGAGTCGGGCGTCCTCGCCGAAGCGCTCTACGACGTTGTCGAAGTTCCGGTCGTCACCACCTTCGACGGCGGTGTACTCGAACCAACCGCTCGTTCCCTCGGTGTCGCCACGGATTCGGGCCGCAACGTCGTGTGTCTGCCACTGCTCGCTGGGGGCGTCCGCGTCGAAGGAGAGATACATGCCGTGGCGGCCGTCGCCGTTCTCCACGACGAGAAAGGTGTCGTCAGGCGCGGGACCGGCGTTGTTCGGTCCCTCGTAGTAGTCGTAGCTCAATTGCTGGACGTCGCCGAGACGCAACTCACCATCAGGTTCCACCACCGACGCGGCGTAATCGACCGTCGAGTTGCCACCCGACGTGACGTGAACCGGGTTCGGATGCGCGTCGTCGCGGACCGAGTCGGAACCGGCGGTGACTTCGGCGTCGAAGCTTCCGTCGTCGTTCAAGTCGAAGAGGACTGCACCGGGTGGGAGCGACGTATCGACCTGCTGGCTACTCACGAGTCCCGAGACGACTACCACCCCGACCACGCTCCCGACACCTGTCAGAAATCCCCGTCTCGACACGGTCCGTTCCGAACTCCCCCGTCCCATGCTCATGATTCGTACCCACCACGCCTGTCAGCATATCGTTTGGTCTCAGTTCGACGCTCTCGGCTCCCTGAAATATCTGGTGAGTGGGTAGCTGAACCCAGTCAGTCGTCTCTGTTCAGGTCGAGGACCACCGTCAGCGGGGCGTCGGTACTCTCGAACGAAATCGACCCGGAGTACCGATAGTCGTCGCGGTCGTTCGTTACCGTCCCGCGAACCTCGTCGTCGCCGATTACTTCGTCGGTGTCGCCTGCGGTCTTCCCCTTCTCGACGCGGCCGCTCACCCGGAACTTGTACGCTACTTCTTTGCCTCTGCCGCGAATCGTTATCGCGTTCGGGAGCGGTTCCGGCTTGGACTTCTCTCGCGTGTCGCGGACGAGTTTCCCGTTGACGAACACCGCGCCGCGTCCCTCGGTGTGGAGCGACCGGAGTTCGCCGGAGAACGTGAAACTGTCGCCACGGCCGTTCGCGACGGCCCCCTCGGCGGTGTGGTCGTCTAGTATCTCGTCGCCGTCGTCGGTGTCGAAGCGCCCGCCCCGCTCGATTTCTCCCGAGACGCTGAATCGGTAGACGAGCGCGCCGTCGTCGTCAGCGAGGAAGTCTATCGTGTTCGAATGTGCGCTCGCGGTTCCGCTCAGCGCAGTTCCGGCCATCCCGGCCGCGGCGGCCCCCTTCAGCATCGTTCGGCGGTCGAGGTCCCCTGTCGATTCGGACTCTCGTTGGTTGCTGTCTGCCATCGTTCGCACCCACTCGGGAATCGTCTCCGAGCGACCTGAACCCACACGGCCCTCAATCTGCATTTGCTAGGCTTTCGTCCGAATCAACTGGCGTTCAGAAGAGAAACAACGCATTTCGAGAAAGAAAGCTCGCGTGGTCGCCGGATACGCGGTGAATTCGGATGTTCGAGTGTTCCGACCGCGTCACTCCAGCAGTTGCCGAAGCCGAGACCTGATACCGAGGTCCCGCTTAGTCATGATGACCGCGTTCGGTGCGTTCGCCCCGACTTTCTCGGGTATCGTCCCGAAGACGAGTCGCTGGACCGCGCTCTCTCGGGTCGCACCGATGATAGTCATGTCGTAGTTCTCGGTCTCGGTGACGATTGTTTCGACCACGTCGTCGCCTTCGAGAACTTCACCTTCCGCGACGACGTCGTCCAGTTCGTCGAGCGTCTCTCGAATCTTGGCTTCGGCTTCTTCTCGCGTCTCTCGGTCCGCACCTGATTCCGTGACGTGGACGACTCGAATTTCGGAGCCTTCCGAACGAGCGATAGCGCGGGCGGTCTCGGCGGCCAGTTCCGCGTGCGGGCCGCCAGCGGTCGGGACCAAGATGGACTCGACAGTGGTCGTGTCGCCTATTTTCTCGACCAGTACGTCGCACTCTGCTTCGCGGACGACTTCGTCTACGGTACCGCCCAGCACCACGTCGCGGCGATGGTGCGCGCGCCCCCGCCACCCGACGAGGACGGCGTCGCTCTCGTACTGCCGAATCGTGTTGAGGATGCCGTGGGAGGCGTCGTGGCCGATGCGAACCATGCCGTTGACCGGGACGTCACTATCGACTTCTTCGGCCACGTCCATCGCGCGGTCGATGGCCGCGCGTTCCTCGCCGACGAACTGGCGTGCCTCTTCGAGTGGCGTCTGTTCGGGGACGGTGACGACGCTCATTACCAGAATCTCGCCGTCGTTGTCGGCCGCGATGTCTACTGCCGTGCGCATCAACTGCTCGACTGTCTCGGGGTTGGCGACCGGTACGACTATCTGGTAGTCGCGGTCGGCGGGCGTGTGTTCGGAGACGACGGTCGGCGTCTCGCGCTCCAGTCGTTCGGACTCGGGCGCTTGAGACTTCCAGGCGAACCAGAAGCCAACGCCGACTACTTCCGCGAGGACGCCGATGACGAACGCCTTCGGTTCGACGTTGACCAACAGGCCGAGATTGGCCAGAATTGCAACGATTGGAAGCCACGGAACGGCGGGCACTTCGAACCCGCGTTCGACTTTCGGAAACTTCCGCCGGGACTGGATGATGGCGAAGTTGACGAAGATGAGACCGCCGAGTAGCATGAAGTCCGCGAAGTGCGCGATGGAGTGGAGTCCGAGGTGGAGTCCGAGCGGGAACGTGACGCTGTGTGGGTCCACGCCGGGTGCCGTCCCGAAGAGAACGCTGAAGACGGCGATGTAGAAGAGGATGAGACCGCCAGTCAGGAGGACCGACTTGTACGGCGTGTTCAGACTCGGATGCAGGTCTTCGAACTGCTCGGGGAGGTGGTGACGGCGGGCCATCGCTAGTTTCACGCGCGACCCGGCCAGAATCGTCGCGTTCGCCGCCGACAGCATCGAGAACAACGCGCCAACGATGACGATGTAGAAGCCAACGTCGCCGAGGTAGTACTGGGCCGCCCGACCCATCGAGACTTCGCCGTTCGTCGCGACGAACGCTCTGGCGGCCTCCGGTCCGGCGAGGTTCTGCTGGTTGGCGAGGAACTGCAAGAAGTTCGTGTCGTTGACTGCCAACACGATGACGATGACGACCAGCGCGTAGACGAACGTTACGAACCCCATGCTGAAGAAGATGGCTCGCGGGATGTTCGTACTCGGTTTCTCTATCTCTTCGGCGTTCGTCGCAATCGCTTCGAAACCGAAGAACGTGATGAACACCAGCGCGGTGGTCAGTCCGAGTTGCCGGAAGTCGTTCAAGTTCTCCGAGAGCGAGTTCATCACGACGGACGACTCGAAGCCTTGGAGGCCGCCGTAGAGGAACAGGACGATGAGCGCGACTTTCAGTGCCGTGACGACGATTTGGAACAGTCCGGTCTCTTCGGTTCCTTTCAGGTTGATTGCGACGAGCAAACCGAGGACCGCCAGCCCCGACGCCCAGTACGGTGTCGCTTGCGAGATGTCCAGCGCGGGGTACATGAACCGATAGAACCAGTCCGAGAAACTCGCTAGATAGAACGCCGCACTCGCAGGGTAACCCAGAATCATCGACCACCCGACGATGTAGGTCAGGTCCGTCTCGAAGACGTTGGCGACGTACATGTAGCCGCCGCCGCTCTCGGGGTAGAGCGACGCGAACTCCGCGTAGGCGAAGGCGGTGAAACTGGCCACGATTGCGGCCAGCAAGAACGAGACGATGGCCGCCGCGCCGACGTTGCTCACGGCCAGTCCGGAGAGGACGAAGATACCTGCGGCGATCATGGTACCGACGCCCAGCGCGATTGCGCCGACGATGCCGATGTCGCGGTCCAGTTGTGCCTCTACGTCCGACCCGGTCCCACCGTCTGGCGCTACGCCGCCTTGGTTGCCTGCGTCCCCTGGTCCTGAGGCCGACATAGTTTACCTTGACTCGGAACTGTGGAAAAGTTACTGCTTGAAATATGGTGCAAAAGTAGACTGTCACGAAGTGTCTGAAACGACTGCGAAAATTCGACACGACCGGCCACTACCTTTCTTAACGTGAATCTGGTAGCTTCTGGGGATGGCCGAACACACTCGTACGTTGGGCTTCCGCGTCGCGTTCGCGCTCGGTCTGGGCACGATGATAGCCGCGGGTATCTTCTCGCTGTCTGGAACCGCGGTCGCGGCGGTCGGTTCCAGTGCAGTCATCTCGTTCGTCATCGCCGCCGTCATCGCTGGCATCACGGCCGCTTCGTACTCGGAGTTCGCCTCGATATACAGCGAGAACGGCGGCGGCTATCTGTTCTCCTCCCGGACGTTCGAAAACGACAAACTGCTCTTCGCGGTCGGAGCCTCGCTGTTCTTGGGCTACTGTGCGACGACCGCGTTCTATCTGGCGACCATGGGCGAGTGGTTCCACCAGTTCATCCTCCCGCACGGACTGTCGGTTCCCCACGGCGTTATTGCGGCTATTACCGCAATTTTGCTCGGCTACCTCAACGCGAAGGGGACCGAAGAGAGCGGGACGTTTCAGGTTCTCGTGACCGCCGCGAAGGTCGCCGTCCTCCTCGTCTTCATCGGGGGCGCGTTCGCGTGGGCGGGACCCACAGAGGCTACTACCACGTTCAGTT
The sequence above is a segment of the Halorussus halophilus genome. Coding sequences within it:
- a CDS encoding helix-turn-helix domain-containing protein, with the translated sequence MSLIAEFSVPADSFALGHALESAPGTRVEIERLATHSREWVMPFFWVSGDDVDQFADALEDDPTVEAFETLDAFDGTYLYEIRWDDDIEQLVDEMVNRHGIVRQAIANKNEWFLKLRFTDEGFLSEFRDHFEADAFELHRKYRTTEPKDGEFGLTPEQRETLVLASELGYFSVPRNATVEDIAERLDISANSVSQRLRRAHDTLIRHTLVIDGGQLDR
- a CDS encoding amino acid permease; this translates as MSASGPGDAGNQGGVAPDGGTGSDVEAQLDRDIGIVGAIALGVGTMIAAGIFVLSGLAVSNVGAAAIVSFLLAAIVASFTAFAYAEFASLYPESGGGYMYVANVFETDLTYIVGWSMILGYPASAAFYLASFSDWFYRFMYPALDISQATPYWASGLAVLGLLVAINLKGTEETGLFQIVVTALKVALIVLFLYGGLQGFESSVVMNSLSENLNDFRQLGLTTALVFITFFGFEAIATNAEEIEKPSTNIPRAIFFSMGFVTFVYALVVIVIVLAVNDTNFLQFLANQQNLAGPEAARAFVATNGEVSMGRAAQYYLGDVGFYIVIVGALFSMLSAANATILAGSRVKLAMARRHHLPEQFEDLHPSLNTPYKSVLLTGGLILFYIAVFSVLFGTAPGVDPHSVTFPLGLHLGLHSIAHFADFMLLGGLIFVNFAIIQSRRKFPKVERGFEVPAVPWLPIVAILANLGLLVNVEPKAFVIGVLAEVVGVGFWFAWKSQAPESERLERETPTVVSEHTPADRDYQIVVPVANPETVEQLMRTAVDIAADNDGEILVMSVVTVPEQTPLEEARQFVGEERAAIDRAMDVAEEVDSDVPVNGMVRIGHDASHGILNTIRQYESDAVLVGWRGRAHHRRDVVLGGTVDEVVREAECDVLVEKIGDTTTVESILVPTAGGPHAELAAETARAIARSEGSEIRVVHVTESGADRETREEAEAKIRETLDELDDVVAEGEVLEGDDVVETIVTETENYDMTIIGATRESAVQRLVFGTIPEKVGANAPNAVIMTKRDLGIRSRLRQLLE
- a CDS encoding amino acid permease — its product is MSDEELAKDLGPLAALTIGVGTMIGAGIFVLPRQAYATAGPAIALSFAVGGIISLFTALSASELGTAMPKAGGSYYYVNHALGPLFGSIAGMGNWMGLAFASAFYVLGFGDFIVQLVTIPTVSLGVVTLTGKKIAALMAGLLFVVINYVGAKETGRLQNVIVITLVAILTVFSILGFLQSDISTLKPFAPAELGGYGAVLPGTALVFVSFLGFAKITTVAEEIKNPGRNLPLAVVGSVVIVTIMYAILMVVMASVKNWRQLAAEGADPVVEVAEIAFGETLGLAGVGAGLIIFGGLLATASSANASILASSRINFAMGRDKLISSWLNDIHEKFATPYRSIGVTGAIILALILVGEVKVLAKAGSVLHLIVYGLLNLALIVMREADVAEYEPAFKVPFYPITPILGALFSFALIGFMAPIEIGLSVLFVAGGVVWYFAYARGKTDKQGILGNYIRNRPEKMPDSAVAAATSVQPDGGEYKVMVPLANPEHEQQLISLASAIANQRDGRVVAVHIVQVPDQTPLASGAEHVEQLDAESGELLAKAREDAETLGVPIETHTILSHRSFEEVFDAARSHKADLTIMGWGPDSHGSPGRAESAMDELTHNLPCDFLVLKDRGFDPERVLVPTAGGPDSDLSATIAKYLRSEFDSEITLLHVADDQTEGERFLADWADDHGLSDADLRVETGDVETAIERAANDCSLMVVGATERGLLSRLVRGSLVLDVVDDVDCSVLLAEQTRKRSLRERLFG
- a CDS encoding TrkH family potassium uptake protein — encoded protein: MNGHLRVDWRASVSLVGTVVKWLAAAMLFPLVVALYYGEGITTFVAAIALSITVGWTLEQLDDDPDLGAREGFLMVALTWLAVSIVGGAPYVIAGEGSVAVPVNALFESMSGFTTTGATVMQNIGFEEHSRALMMWRQQTQWLGGMGIVVLAVAILPELSVGGAQLMDAEAPGPGIQKLTPRIAETARALWVAYLGITALEIVLLYGLHLLGNALGTPLAPNMTLYQSVAHGFTTMSTGGFSPAARSIEAFSAAVQWLIIPFMVAAGTNFALFWHVLNGESEHLFRDSEFKSYVGIIGVLAAVATALLVTGVGMARVPTIGPIAGNLEASARHATFQLASIITTTGYASMDFTTWSIPAKYLLFAAMFIGGSAGSTGGAIKIVRWYVILKSFKRELFTTVHPEAVRPVRLGGRALDERALRGIYAFTLLYIVIFFVATLVLFLNSTRNPDPVFPLSTLEAMSAVAATLGNVGPGFGVVGPMGNYLKFTASSKLFMVFLMWIGRLEILPVLVLLTPAYWRS
- a CDS encoding helix-turn-helix domain-containing protein, producing the protein MSAATVFEVEVPASSLALRDTFEREPGAEFRMEQMVGGGGDRIMPFVWVSGIDADRAEELFAADSSVTKTTRLGGNGDATLFEVTFAGEICSFAETIFERDGVMLHAKGKDSVWSFRLRFTNHQDLGSVFDDEFCRQYEATVTRLYSDQDGPATRNGLTSKQQQALSAAHEMGYYTVPRNVDLRAVGDRLGVSRQAVSERLRRAHESLIGDHLGESELGN
- a CDS encoding twin-arginine translocation signal domain-containing protein; translation: MSMGRGSSERTVSRRGFLTGVGSVVGVVVVSGLVSSQQVDTSLPPGAVLFDLNDDGSFDAEVTAGSDSVRDDAHPNPVHVTSGGNSTVDYAASVVEPDGELRLGDVQQLSYDYYEGPNNAGPAPDDTFLVVENGDGRHGMYLSFDADAPSEQWQTHDVAARIRGDTEGTSGWFEYTAVEGGDDRNFDNVVERFGEDARLVRVGIGRGDAVEPATLDVFYDNLRINDATREFPTSISKRVAGLDGPNSYIFG
- a CDS encoding Lrp/AsnC family transcriptional regulator, with the translated sequence MIRAYVAVITAGGASKEVLDAVRDLSGVTEAHIVAGDFDIVAEIEGETVHDLQTMLTKEIQAIDGVGTTRTYVQLD
- a CDS encoding universal stress protein, producing MSDPLLQTVVVPVASVEDAESTFAAALDRIAASDGRVVAVHVVEKGGGVPDKASVEQREEVGEEIFEVVERACEDAGVAVETRLEYGTDVAETIFDVADDVDATSIAFTPRGGSRWVRMLTGDVTLSLVTETDRPVVVLPDEDDE